TTCCCGACGGCCTCCACCATGTCCAGATGGATGAGGTTGCCGTCGATGCTCCCCGAACCGGCCGACGACCCTTAGGATGTATGGCTCTGTGCCGCACAGTCGGCCGGTCCGCCGCGGAGCATCTCCAGTCCGTGTTCGAGGGCGGGGAGGACGGCCTCCAGGTTTTCGATCGCCGCCTTGGGGCTGCCGGGCAGGTTCACGATCAAGGTCCCCCCGCGAATCCCCGCGGCGCCGCGCGAGAGCATCCCCCGCGGCGTCACCTTCAAGCTCGCCGCGCGCATGGCCTCCGGGATCCCCGGGACCATCCGCGTACAGGCCCGCTCGGTCGCCTCGGGCGTCACGTCGCGCGGGGAGAACCCCGTCCCTCCGGTCGTGAGGACGAGCGCGACATTCCGCTCGTCCGCGAGCCGGACGAGCGCCCGCTCGATCTCCCCGGCCTCGTCGGGGACGATCTCCCTGTGCACGATGTCGTAACCCCGCTCCTTCAAGAGCGCCTCGATCCTCGGGCCGCTTCCGTCGGCGCGCTCGCCGCGCGACCCCCTGTCGCTCACCGTCACCACCGCAGCCGTAAACATGCCGTTCCTCCTCCCGTCCCTGCAGCCGTCTCTCAAGGACAGCCATTTCTCGAGGGCAGCCGCCCCCCGACAAAGTCAAAAACTACCGCCGAAGCAGAAGGACGTCCTCGGGGTCGACCGAGACCGTGATCCTCTCGCCGGCCCTCGGCAGGGGGATCCCGGCCCCCGCCTCCATCCGCAGCGGGGCCGCGTCCGGCCCGCCCTCCTCGGGCTGGAGCAGCAGCGTCGTGCGGTCCAGGTCCTCGAGGACCCGTGCGACGAGGCAGGGGATCCGATTCCCGTCCCCCTCCGCCATCGGACGGAGGCGGTGCGCGTGAATCCCGGCGAAGGCCGCCTCCTCGCCGACCGGTTCGGCGCAGGCAAGACGAACCCCCCAGTCGGGGACGAAAACTTCGCGCGGCCGGCCGCCTCGCTCCGCCGAGGCGAGGTTCCTGCAGCCGCACAGCCGCGCCGCCCTCAGTGTCCGGGGGGCGCCGAGAAAGTCGGAGACGGAGACGGGGGGATCGACCTCGCCGGTCTCCATCACGCACACCCGGCTGCAGTTTCGGACCACCTCGGAACGGTCGTGCGAAACCCACAGGAGCGTCCCCGGGAAGAGCGAAAGCGTGTCGGCGAGCTCCAGCTCCAGCTGCCATTTCAGATAGCTGTCGAGCGCCGAGAAGGGCTCGTCCAGAAGGATCGCCTCGGGTTCCGAGGCCAGGATGCGCGCCAGGGCCACGCGCTGCTGCTGTCCCCCGGAGAGCTGGGAGGGGTACTTGCGCTCGAGCCCCTTCAGGTGAAGCCGCTCGATGTACTTCATCGCGGCGTCGCGGCGTTTTTTCCGCGTCCCTCCCGCCCCTTCGCGAGGGATGCGGGCGCCGACGGCGATGTTCTGCAGGGCGGTCATGTTGGGGAAGAGCGCGTATTGCTGGAACAGGTAGCCCACCCTGCGCTGCCGGGGGGGCAGGTCGACGCCGGCACGGCTGTCGAACAGCACGCGGCCGTTCAGGACGATGCGCCCCTCGTCCGGGCGCTCTATCCCCGCGACGCACCGCAGGGTCAGGCTTTTGCCGCAGCCGGAGGCTCCCAGAAGGGCCAATGCCTCGTTTCCGGCCTCGAAACGGGCGTTCAGGCGGAAATTTCCATAGTCCTTCTTGACGGACACGGACAGGCTCATCGCGCTCCCCCCTCCGGCCGGGCCGCTATCTCGCCCATGACCGTACCTCCCTGCGCCGCTCCAGAAGGTTCACGGCCATGAGCACCGCGAAGGAGATCCCGATGTTCACCCAGACCCACCGGAGGGCCATGGCGTCGTCGTTCGTCCGCCAGAGCTGGTACACGGTCGTGGAGATCGTTGCCGTCCTCCCCGGCGTGTAGCCCGCGATCATGCTGGTGGCCCCGTACTCGCCCAGTGCCCGCGCAAAGGAGAGCACCATCCCGGCAAGGAGCCCCTGCCTGCAGCAGGGCATCCGGATGCGCCAGAAGATGACTGTATCGGAGAGCCCGAGCGTCCGGCCCGCCTGAGCCAGGGTCTCGTCGAAGGACTCGAAGGCGCCGCGTGCGGTGCGGTACATCAGCGGAAAGGCCACGACCGTGGTGGCGAACACGGCCGACCACCAGTTCATGACCAGGCGGAGCGCGAAGTGCTCCAGCACCCACGCGCCCAGGACCCGGCGCGGACCCAGAAGGCACAAAAGCAGATAGCCGACGACCGTGGGCGGCAGCACCAGCGGAAGGGTCAGGACGACGTCCAGGGCCCCCTTGACGAGCCGGGGCAGGCGGGCGATGTAATACGCCGCCGCGATGCCCAGGAAAAAGGAGAGCACCGTCGAGATCGCGGCGATGCGCAGAGAGTTGTAAAGAGGGTACCAATCCAAGGCGAGAGCCTCCCCCGTATCGTAAAAAGCGGGCGGACGCGCAGTCCGCCCGCCCGTTTCAAATAAGAGTGCAACTACTCGCCATTCAAATTACGACTCCAGGTCGTCTTGTGGGCAAGGCGAGCAAAGACAACGAAGCCTACACGTGATTTGGAACCGTGATCAGCGGATGACAGCGAAGCCCACGGCCTCGAAGACCTTCGCGCACTCCGGCGTCCGCAGGAATTCCAGGAACTTCTTCGCGGCCTCGGGATGCTTGCCGGACTTCATCACCGCGGCGGGGTAGACGACCGGCGTCTTGAGGGTCCCCTCGGGAGCCGGGGCGACGACGGTCAGCCCCGCGGAGGCGGCGTCCGTCGCGTAGATGACGCCGCAGTCCGCCGCGCCCTCCTGCACCTGCGTGGTGACCTCCTTGACGTTGCTCCCGAAGGTGATCTTCTTCTGTATCCCGTCCCAGAGCCCCATGTTGGTGAAGATCTCGCGCGAATACTGCCCGACGGGGACGTCGTCGTTCC
The nucleotide sequence above comes from uncultured Fretibacterium sp.. Encoded proteins:
- the modB gene encoding molybdate ABC transporter permease subunit; the protein is MDWYPLYNSLRIAAISTVLSFFLGIAAAYYIARLPRLVKGALDVVLTLPLVLPPTVVGYLLLCLLGPRRVLGAWVLEHFALRLVMNWWSAVFATTVVAFPLMYRTARGAFESFDETLAQAGRTLGLSDTVIFWRIRMPCCRQGLLAGMVLSFARALGEYGATSMIAGYTPGRTATISTTVYQLWRTNDDAMALRWVWVNIGISFAVLMAVNLLERRREVRSWAR
- a CDS encoding ATP-binding cassette domain-containing protein: MSLSVSVKKDYGNFRLNARFEAGNEALALLGASGCGKSLTLRCVAGIERPDEGRIVLNGRVLFDSRAGVDLPPRQRRVGYLFQQYALFPNMTALQNIAVGARIPREGAGGTRKKRRDAAMKYIERLHLKGLERKYPSQLSGGQQQRVALARILASEPEAILLDEPFSALDSYLKWQLELELADTLSLFPGTLLWVSHDRSEVVRNCSRVCVMETGEVDPPVSVSDFLGAPRTLRAARLCGCRNLASAERGGRPREVFVPDWGVRLACAEPVGEEAAFAGIHAHRLRPMAEGDGNRIPCLVARVLEDLDRTTLLLQPEEGGPDAAPLRMEAGAGIPLPRAGERITVSVDPEDVLLLRR
- a CDS encoding MogA/MoaB family molybdenum cofactor biosynthesis protein, with amino-acid sequence MFTAAVVTVSDRGSRGERADGSGPRIEALLKERGYDIVHREIVPDEAGEIERALVRLADERNVALVLTTGGTGFSPRDVTPEATERACTRMVPGIPEAMRAASLKVTPRGMLSRGAAGIRGGTLIVNLPGSPKAAIENLEAVLPALEHGLEMLRGGPADCAAQSHTS